One Dromiciops gliroides isolate mDroGli1 chromosome 3, mDroGli1.pri, whole genome shotgun sequence DNA segment encodes these proteins:
- the LOC122747483 gene encoding autophagy-related protein 101-like, with protein MKKSRWPFSDECIPWDVWTVEVHVVALATEQEWHICQEKVGKKLCEKVVNIVEVMNRHEYLPKMPTQSEVDNIFDTGLRDVQPYLYKISFHITDALGTLVTTTVRRLIKDMLAL; from the coding sequence ATGAAGAAGTCCCGGTGGCCATTTTCTGATGAGTGCATCCCGTGGGATGTGTGGACGGTCGAGGTCCACGTGGTGGCCTTGGCCACAGAGCAGGAGTGGCACATCTGCCAAGAGAAGGTGGGGAAGAAGCTCTGTGAGAAGGTTGTCAACATCGTGGAGGTGATGAACCGGCATGAGTACCTGCCCAAGATGCCCACACAGTCAGAGGTGGACAACATTTTTGACACGGGGCTTCGGGATGTGCAGCCCTACCTTTACAAGATCTCCTTCCACATCACAGATGCCTTGGGCACCTTGGTCACCACCACTGTGCGCAGGCTTATCAAGGACATGTTGGCCCTCTAG